TTAGATTCGGAGATTGGGAGTAATCCAAGCTACTTGTGGAGAAGTTTGTGGGAGAATAAGAAGTTGATTGCGTCAGGTTCTTTTAAAAGAGTTGGAAATGGTAGAAGCATTTCGATTTGGGAGGATCCATGGGTGCCATTAAATTTGAATGATAAGGTTTCTACTCCTCAACAGATAGATTGTAATGTGCTTTTGGTTTCTGATCTCATTCAACAGGGATGCTGAAAAAGGGATTTGATTTTGTCTATATTTAATCAGGTTGATACTCATAATATATTGTCTATCCCTTTGAGTATCACTGGGCAAGTAGATAATTgggtatgaaaatttaaaaaatgtggATTCTATTCGGTTCGAAGTGCTTATAGATTCTTGACACAAACTACTCACTTGAGTTGCTCAGTTGCGGTTAGATCAATGTGGAAGAAACTCTGGCATATTCGAGCTCCATCGAAGGTTTTGAATTTGGTATGACAGGCTTGCCTTAATACTATTCCATATTTGGTTAATTTAATTCGTAGGAATGTCCAAGTCAGTGAGTCTTATCCAGTTTGCTCTAGTCAAAGTGAAACGATAATATATGCTCTGGTTACTTGCCCTTTTACCCGTGATTGTTGGATGATGACTGAATTTGGTTGGTTCTTCCCCCACATGCACTCGTTTAGTGATTGGTTTATTCGGGTATGTAATTCAGTTTATGTTTCTACTTTACACATGGTGGTTATGGTAGTTTGGGCTTTATGGGAGAATAGAAACGCTGTGGTATGAAAGCAGAAAGGGTCCACCTCATATTGTGATTAGGCGTGCAAAGTCTCTTCTTCAAGATTGGGAGGCAACTAAAAGTTGTAGGGGGTTTGTTGTTAATGCTCCGGTTTGCATCCAATGGAAAAAGCCACCTATTGGAAGTTTTAAGCTAAATGTTGATGCTGCATTATTCTTACATCAGACTATGAGAATGGGTTGTGTTTTAAGGGGATGAAATGATGAGTTTATTGCAGCACGTCAACAATgaattattgataattttaatacttttatgGCTGAGATAATGACTTCTAGGGAAGTTTTAAGCTGGCTCAAGGATGGTGGTTGGTTATCGGTTATTGTGGAGTCAAATGCTCAACTTTTGGTTTGAGTTATAGCTGATCCCAATTACTAGGATTTGTCATCATTTGGTagtcttattttttattgtaagtCTCTGATATTGGAGATGATCTCTATTTCTATTAATTGTGTTCATAGGTCTACTAATGGTGTAATTCATGCGCTTACTCGAGCTAGTCATGATATTCTGGGCTTAGTTGAGGTTTTTTCCTTATCTCCTGATTGTATTTTTTGAGTTGATCGTTCttgaattttaatgaaatttacgtttttattaaaattttttttttaaatttcacaaatttaaaatatcatttaatctagaattaatattgaataaaattatatgtatatataaatacATACTGATTATTCAATGAATTAAATGAGAAGAaatgtataaaatattaaaattaatggatagattaattaatatattttttaattttagagatattttaattatttaaattgagtattgtttatattataaaaattacaaaataaaatttttatattgaaaataattatgagattttttcataaaaattgaaaatatagaaAGCAAGttagtaaattaatttaaattaaactattggtttctatttttttttttttttttaaaaaaaaaggcaaaagaGGAAAACGAAAAAGAATACGAAAAACACACAAATTGGAAATATTATAAAGAAGTGAAAGAGGGAGAAAAATAGAGATAGACAGAGAAGAAGAGATGAAGAAATCGGGAGGAGCAGAGAAGAAAAGAGTGCGAAGATCATCAGGAGCGGTACAAAATGGCACCAGAGATCCAAATTCTGATACCCCTCCTAGGGTTTGTTCTTTCATCCTCTGATCTAGGGTTCTAATATACATCTATTTCCTATATGCATTGCGCATCTAGCATTTATTGACGGTACGAATTTAGTTTGGTTGTTAATGGTGTAACTGGAAAAATGTCACATTTTTTCCCCTTTTGGATTGTTGAGAATGTCGTTAAGGTTATATAGATTTGCACTTTTCCTTCTTTTTGGCTCTGTTTGGTTTCTAGGAAAACGTTAGTGTAGAAACATGAAGAGTGCGAGCAAGTTGTTTCCTCGTCATCGTGAGACAGGGAAAACTCGCGCTTAGTAATCTCTGATTCGGGCGGTCAGGTTTTTCTCCCGGAACAAATGGAAGTTCCTGGATGGCCAGGTGTGAAGCAACTCGGTGCAAATATTTTGCCTGATTGGGAAATTTGTGCTAGGTATTTTTTTCAGCGTTTAGGATTTAACTGACCCAGGATTGTCGGGATTTGATTGGGAAGTTTGATTATTTACTTGTGCTTCTATGAATTTTTGTGATGAGATCTTGTTATTTTCTCATTGCACACAGCTTTTGCACTTCCTTAGCAGCCAAAACCAGGGCGACATAACTATTACAATAGTTAGCTccccctttccccttatcccgTCCATAATTTCTTTTTCTGGGTCGATAATTCATTGTATTTGGTGAATGGTTGGAATTTTCTTTCACTTAAAGTTTTTTTAAGGTCTTTTGGCTATGGTTTCTGATTTtgtacaatatttttttttctctttagagACAATCTCCAAAGAAGGATGTGTTTCAGTTGTTTGCTGAGAAGGTGAGAGACCACAAAGATTTGGTGTCTCGTTGGGCTGTTTTGCAGGAGACTCGTGTTGAATACTTTAGAGGGAAGGATTTTGTAAATTTCTTGAAAAATAATCCAGAGCTCAAAGATATATTGGAATCAAATAAAAACTTAGATGTTGAAGAGATTGCTAATACTCTTTTAAGAAAGAATCTTTTAGTGCGATGTGACCGTGTGGTGAAAACAGTTCGTCCCGGGAAGAAGAAGTTGTCTACCTGGCCAGCTCATTTGGAGCTCTTCACTGTAAGTTATTTCTTTTTGGCACTCAAAAGTGTTAACTTGTAATTAATCGGTTTCAGATCCATTATCCTGTTtgaatttcttattttattatgtaGATATTCTGTGCTGTATACAATGTGTATTTAGTTATTGTATGACAATAGTGTAATCTCAATGAAGTGTTCCCAGTCTGATTGATGTGATTGATCTTTTGTCGACCATGTCCCTGCATGCATCAAGTGTCATGATGTTTAAAGCAGGATAATCTTGGTCTATCTTTTGCTTTTTCTAAGTTTGCCTGATCACTAACATTCTATTCATAGTGTTCTTTTAATAGTGATACTTATTTCTTGTATTGTTTTTTTCTTCTATCCCTGTGATTGATCCTTGCAGTGTGTTATTAACAATAGAATTTTATTGTAGGAATAGTGACTTTCAAACAAGCCTATTAATTAATTGGCTATATCTTTTCTTAGGAATGGGATGGCTAACCTTCAAACATTATCCCAATTGGCACTAGTTGTGCACTTGAGTATTTCCATTTTAAACTAGCAAATTCAGAGCATGCTATTAAAGAACTGCTGATTGCTAAAATATTGTTGCGCTGCTGTATTTTGCAGGATCAAGTATTTTCAGAAAATGATGCCTTCTTCGCATGGACATTTGTAAAACGCCGGCCACTGTGGCAGACACTTCTCTCATTTTTTTGGCCAGTGTTGACTCTAGCAATTTGCCTGTTTCCTGTATATCCCCATCGGTGCAAATTACTGATTCTGTACTCATGTGCAGGGGTCCTTTTACTTATACTCTCCCTGCTTCTGAGTAAGTACTACATtgtaacttcttcttcttcctatctctttctttctcgctatatatatatatatatatccactTCTCCAGAGTTCTTTCTTTAGACATAGTTTCTTAATCTGTGCTTGGAGAAACCGTGTGcaataaattgtatttttttatatgattaataatatcattttaatttaaagttatttgagaAAATATGGTTTCACGTGTCAATAAAGATGGTCAACATTCTTGCCATGGCAAATGGATACATCAGAGTGTGATGATGATATTGGCGTGCATGTGTGTATTTATTTAGTTCATCTTTTATTATGGGGTCTTTTCCTTCTGCAGTAGTCTCTTGGATTCTTTTCTAAACTTTAAGGGGAACAGTGTGTGTACTTTCCTTGCTAGCGTTTGTGCTTTAAGATATTGTGCTTATTAAGGATTCCTGTTCAACTTCAATTTGCAGTAAGAGCTACGCTATTTGGTGTTCTATATATCGTTATTGGAAAGCGTGTTTGGTTTTTCCCCAACATCCTTGCTGAAGAGGCTACGTTGCGTGAATTATTCCGTTTCTGGCCAAAGAAAGATGAGGAGGAACGACCTAAGTGGACAGCAAGGCTTTTCTATGCGGTGGTAGCTGTGTTGGCCATATTACTATTGAGACATCATGCCCCTGATGAGGCTGCTAGAGCTAGGTCAGTCCTGGTTTATGCACTCGTTAAAATGAGTAGATCAGGAAAAATCTTTTTTCTTGCATAAGGACAGATCTgcttctttatttaaaaaaaaaaaagaaaaacagagtTTTACCAAGAATAATCTCTTTCACGCACAGTAACATGTTTGTGCTAGCAGAAGTACACAAACACAAATTGTTTGCTAAGCGTGCTCTGAAGTGCTACCTGTGTTCTTGCAGGTACCAAAAACGGATGtcaaatattattgatgatgttCTCGAGTGGTCTCCAAGGCTAGCGCTCTCTGGGATGATGGAGAAACAGCAGACTGTGGTTAACGCCACAGAGCCCAACAATATTTCTGCGGATGGGGGTAAGACAAACACAGAGAACTCGGACCAATCTGGGGATGAAATTTATGGAAAAATAGACGACATGGATCAACCTCAGCATCAAGATCATATGTAAGGATAGAACAATGCAATACTGAGCAGAAGATAGATATACTACCTTCTTTCTTTGGGTTTTATTCTTAGTTTTGAGTGTAAAACTGTGCAATCAAACAGTTAAATAAAGCCATTGGATTTTAATTTGCGGCCCTTTTCAATAGAATTATGAGAATAGATTGCAATTTTGATCTTGGAAGGTTGGCAATGATGACAGACATTAAATTATTTGGATCAGTTTTCTTTTAGTCACAGTGCCACCCTATGTTTAGCCTCTTATATCCTTCGCCGCCTCTTCAAATTACTCTATTTGTGACcatttcaattttctttctgcAAGTCCGCATTGCTGGCTCCATGGGAAAAGGAAATGTCATTTGCGAACAATTATCAGTTGGAGCTTATAGAAAGCTGATTATTACTAGGTCCCTACTCCTGTGTAGGAAACTTGGTCAAGAATCGTCCTGATTTCTTTTATATATCCCCAATTTTGTTTAGCAATGATCTATGGGACAACTGGCTATGATACTGATACTGCAGACTACTAAAAggcaaaagaaataaaatatccaCCGTCCAATTGCAAACAGATGAACAATTGTCCAACGAGCACAATTCCTACTATAAACTAAACACGAGCTGCTGCCCCATGTAAAATCTCTTCATGGACTATTTTCTTCTCCTATTTATTAAACAGGTTTATGTACACAGGAAAGACGAGCATTGGCCTACTTAGAGAGCCAACAAACTGCCTCTTCATCCCCTGTTTCCCTCTCATCATCTTAAGTCACAAACACAAAACAAAGCCAAGAATGAATTGCCGTGTGGCAAAACGTTGCCAAGTATGTGATTATCCAATATAAGGATTCATCTGTCTCTAATTGGTGAATTGAATCCTTATTGCAATCCACATAGCGTACTAGAGTTCACTGGATAGCAACAGGCCTCTGTGAGGCCTGGTTTGATGAAATGCGCCCTCGTTGTTGGCCTGAACAGTCTCCCTCGTCCCTCTTTTCAATTGAGTGAGAATGGCGTGTCGAGGTCTGCAAGCCACTGCAGTTGTGATAAAAAGTGCCTCCATTTACCTGGTCATTAGTTTCAGAAGTTCCATGCACTTGGGATGACCTTGCCACCTGTTGGCCATGGGGTAAAACCCACACCTCAGCAGAATCTGATGGCAATCGCTCAGAACCTGATGAACGGCCATACTGAGGTGTGGGTCCTGGACCAGAATCATTGCCCTTTCCCTCTGTGGTGTTCTTGGAAGCATCCGCGTGAGTTTTCTTTGCAAAACGTCCTCCAATACCCCTTGCCCTTCTCATAGCATGCTGGTGCCGGGACTCATGAagatatggctaggaaaatATGAAAACTAATGAGATATCAAACATTTTACTAATGCATATGGAACAATAACAAAATACAAGATGGTGATGCATCACTGTCTCGACAGTAAAACTTTGCATCAgcatttattcaatttaatcaaATCATGCAACTCTTAACTCACATGTACTACAGATTCCCAGTTATTCTACAGGGACATATAATTCCTATTCAACTGTAAAACAACGAGGAGTTTACCTTTTTCAAGCACATATGACACCTGAAATAGTTTGGAAAATCATTTATATCATTGAACTAATATTATAACTTATTGCAAAAAATATTCCACGGTAAACTCGTTGGCTAAGTTGATATAAACTGCAACTTCAATAAGGTGCATGAAACTGCTATGGATCAGCTGCTGAGAATACCAGATTACTTGATTAGTGCTCAACAGATGCCCTTTGCACGCTATCAAATGGCAAAAGCCAGTTGGTGCCAAGAAGCACAGCACGATACCCTCAAATCCTCAGTGCAACTTAAAAAGTTACTAAATATACCTTTCTAACTTTTATCAGCTTCTTCTCAAGTTCTGCTTTTGCACGTGCCTGTCTTCGCCTCAGAATCCCTTGGTACTGTTTGGCATTTACATAAACAGGTTCCTGGGCCATCTCAAGCGGTAATGGCATTCTTGCATGATGCATTCCCAGGAGATGAGAATAACTCTAACATTGAAACGAATATTGCATTAGATTTATTACATATATGTACATGAAAATctatagaaaagaaaaatgattaggagaagaagaaaatcaAGAACAAATTATTGCTAAAATAGGAACCCTCCCCCAGCTTACCAGGCCCCCCAACCAAATAGAAAAAAGGACCAGTTAATTTGATTTCACGTGCAGTCTGCAAGTAATTAGTATATCAGCATTATGTCAACTGGATCATATCAGAATCTGATTTCATCTTTGTCATCTGTAGGTAATAAGCATTTAGCTGTGTTAAAATGTTCGcattaaagaattatttttgaGCTGAGAAATAAACTCACTCCTTTTTGTAGAAATTTCAGTATCCAAatgcaagaaaatatttttttcgttCTATTCCACCTCCAACCAAGGAAATATAACTACTAATGCTCAGAAGAAAGCACTGTCCGATGGTATAGGACTATTAGGTAAAAATTCACACAATGGCGCAAGAGCTCCCAAGCTCTTTGATACCCATAGAAGTCTACATTATGCCATTCCATCAAGAAAAGGGGCAAAGAAAATAAACTCTGTTCTTGCGATCTCATAACTGAATTGGACATACTTTCATGGGCTAAATTTTGCCTCATTTCTAAACaatggtaaaaaaaaatcttgacaGAATCATAGGTTAACAGTTGAAGGGTAACAAGGAATCATATGTCCAGAATTATTCTTACATACCAAAGGTTGATGCCCATAAGCTGCCATCATTCCGCTGTAATATGGATCCTGGTATGGATTTGATGTGCATGCCTGCCAAATAAATTGCAAGAAACTAGGAATTCCTTCCATTTGGCAAGCAAGAATGAGTTCCTTAATTCCTAAAGTTAAAAATCTTGAGTCTACAAGTTGATTAGTTTCAGCTAGCGCAAGCTCTATAGGCAGGAAATATACCTCCCAGATGAGGACAAAGGAAGTAAGGGCGTCGGAGAAGGGAAGCACTTACAATAGAGTGACCAACAAGTTCAAGCTGTGGAGGTTGTGTCAGGCACCCATCATGCCTTGTAGTCACACTTGAAGAAACATCACGCACAGTTGTGTGTTCTTGTCCACAATTCACAACTGAAATTTAAGAGTAGAAAATAACATTCATCAATTTAGTTAGCAAACAATAAGTTCTCCCTCTTTAGGGGCAAAGGTGAAGCCTTGCAACAATATACACAGCATCCATGTCTCTTAATATAGTTGTAGCAATATAGATCTGTGGCCTACTTACATGCTAATCCTCTGGAAATCTGATTCAGGTCTTAATTTGATTTTGCGATGATTACAGCAAAAGGAAACATGATGCAGGTCTAAAAtttccagaaaaaaaaaaatcaaatagagAATCTAGAATATGCGACATGTCACTATTACAAACAAGAGCCTAGCTAAAAGATGTACAGGGAAATACAAATAACAATAAACCTAAACAAAGTCATTGCTACTGCCAAAGAAACGCCTTCAcgaaaagtataattttaaaatctgcAGAGTCACAAACATACAAGTTGACTCTAAACTCTAAAGTTACAAGACAGGTTGAGTGATGGAGAACTTTCAGAACAATTTCTAAACAGTAACTTGTGCAGTTGATGCATCATCAAATATCAACCTTCTATGAGCTTTTTTAACTATGAAAACCTGATCGTTCAGATGCAGTGGCCTGTGATGCTTTGCTAGCATCGTCATCATTCTCATTGAGTCTTTCATTTGACAGTGATTCATCATCATTTGACAATGAACCATTTGGGCCATCAGGTGAAGAAAAATTGAATGCATTTCCCCCTGGTACCGCTG
This Manihot esculenta cultivar AM560-2 chromosome 6, M.esculenta_v8, whole genome shotgun sequence DNA region includes the following protein-coding sequences:
- the LOC110618241 gene encoding uncharacterized protein LOC110618241, which translates into the protein MKKSGGAEKKRVRRSSGAVQNGTRDPNSDTPPRRQSPKKDVFQLFAEKVRDHKDLVSRWAVLQETRVEYFRGKDFVNFLKNNPELKDILESNKNLDVEEIANTLLRKNLLVRCDRVVKTVRPGKKKLSTWPAHLELFTDQVFSENDAFFAWTFVKRRPLWQTLLSFFWPVLTLAICLFPVYPHRCKLLILYSCAGVLLLILSLLLIRATLFGVLYIVIGKRVWFFPNILAEEATLRELFRFWPKKDEEERPKWTARLFYAVVAVLAILLLRHHAPDEAARARYQKRMSNIIDDVLEWSPRLALSGMMEKQQTVVNATEPNNISADGGKTNTENSDQSGDEIYGKIDDMDQPQHQDHM
- the LOC110618242 gene encoding nuclear transcription factor Y subunit A-1, which translates into the protein MQSKSAGANRAEPDPRVIQPNSVHSEPWWRSIDYSTISPAVPGGNAFNFSSPDGPNGSLSNDDESLSNERLNENDDDASKASQATASERSVVNCGQEHTTVRDVSSSVTTRHDGCLTQPPQLELVGHSIACTSNPYQDPYYSGMMAAYGHQPLSYSHLLGMHHARMPLPLEMAQEPVYVNAKQYQGILRRRQARAKAELEKKLIKVRKPYLHESRHQHAMRRARGIGGRFAKKTHADASKNTTEGKGNDSGPGPTPQYGRSSGSERLPSDSAEVWVLPHGQQVARSSQVHGTSETNDQVNGGTFYHNCSGLQTSTRHSHSIEKRDEGDCSGQQRGRISSNQASQRPVAIQ